A single window of Caldicellulosiruptor bescii DSM 6725 DNA harbors:
- a CDS encoding molybdopterin molybdotransferase MoeA has product MKDYHFYAVLPQHARACIQEILKKYLVLEEEEISLYDAKNRFVAEDYKAIHTSPPADVAAMDGYAVMAEETFDAYDTNPKYLENFKTVQTGESVENFNAVIPFEDVQVEGGKIKIFQSYYPRQNVRLQGEDIKEGEMIIKKGEFLTFFDKVYLKAGGWLDVRVYKMPKVAFVPTGDELVDRIEKVGQLVEFNSVIFSELLSQYGFEITIFRPIANNLNVLKETLKKLLDEFDIVFINAGSSKGDKDLTHEAIQSLGKVTVHGIAIKPGKPTVIGEVNGKLVMGLPGFPVSMFFVLKEIFLKAFFEAYLLNPKEKSYFAVLERRIGSDVGAEEYIRVQVENKDGKNHARVLKRGASVISSLIRADGYIIVPVNVDVVEEGSLVEVKMI; this is encoded by the coding sequence ATGAAAGATTATCATTTTTATGCTGTGCTTCCCCAGCATGCAAGAGCTTGTATCCAGGAAATTCTAAAGAAATATCTGGTATTAGAAGAAGAAGAGATTTCATTGTATGATGCGAAAAATAGATTTGTTGCGGAGGATTACAAAGCTATTCACACATCTCCACCTGCAGATGTTGCTGCAATGGATGGATATGCTGTGATGGCTGAAGAGACATTTGACGCGTATGATACAAATCCAAAATATCTTGAAAATTTCAAAACTGTCCAAACAGGGGAAAGTGTTGAGAATTTCAATGCGGTTATTCCTTTTGAAGATGTCCAAGTTGAAGGCGGTAAAATAAAAATTTTTCAAAGCTACTATCCGCGTCAAAACGTGCGTTTACAGGGCGAGGATATAAAAGAAGGTGAGATGATAATCAAAAAAGGTGAGTTTTTGACATTTTTTGACAAGGTATATTTAAAAGCTGGTGGGTGGCTTGACGTCAGGGTTTACAAAATGCCAAAAGTTGCCTTTGTGCCAACTGGGGATGAGCTTGTTGATAGAATTGAAAAAGTTGGACAGCTTGTTGAGTTCAATTCGGTGATTTTTAGTGAACTTCTTTCACAGTATGGTTTTGAAATTACCATTTTTAGACCGATTGCCAACAATTTAAATGTTCTTAAAGAAACTTTGAAAAAACTTTTAGACGAGTTTGATATTGTGTTTATAAATGCTGGTTCATCTAAAGGTGACAAGGATTTGACACATGAGGCAATTCAAAGTCTTGGTAAAGTCACTGTCCATGGTATAGCTATAAAGCCTGGAAAGCCAACAGTCATAGGTGAGGTAAATGGAAAGCTTGTAATGGGACTTCCTGGTTTTCCTGTCTCCATGTTTTTTGTTCTCAAAGAGATTTTTTTAAAAGCTTTCTTTGAGGCATATTTGCTAAATCCAAAAGAAAAAAGCTACTTTGCTGTACTGGAAAGAAGGATTGGGTCGGACGTTGGAGCTGAGGAGTATATAAGAGTACAGGTTGAAAACAAGGATGGCAAAAACCATGCAAGAGTTTTAAAAAGAGGAGCAAGCGTGATTTCAAGTTTGATACGGGCAGATGGATATATAATTGTTCCAGTAAATGTGGATGTTGTGGAAGAGGGAAGTTTGGTTGAGGTAAAGATGATTTGA
- a CDS encoding cyclic pyranopterin monophosphate synthase MoaC/MOSC-domain-containing protein has product MEFTHIDKDGLPKMVDVTSKEPSFRVARAIGKIFVGKDVIEAIENRLLPKGDVFATAKIAAINAAKKTFELIPLCHNIFLSFVDVSYKIEREEGYIEAVSEVKTEAKTGAEMEAITAVVIFLETVYDMCKAVKKDMVITDVRLIEKSGGKSGHYIFESENKTAKVVSINISRQKGTPKEPVSEAILIEDYGIEGDAHAGSSHRQVSLLDISSIKKMQQYGLKGLCFGKFAENITTENLDFQKISLGTKLKIGDNVLLEISQIGKKCHGSGCEIAKSVGVCIMPKEGLFAKVLKGGKIKAGDIIEIING; this is encoded by the coding sequence ATGGAATTTACGCATATTGACAAAGATGGTCTTCCTAAGATGGTAGATGTTACGTCAAAAGAGCCAAGTTTTAGGGTTGCGAGGGCAATTGGGAAAATCTTTGTAGGAAAGGATGTTATTGAAGCAATTGAAAATAGGCTTTTACCAAAAGGGGATGTGTTTGCAACTGCTAAAATTGCAGCTATAAATGCTGCTAAAAAGACGTTTGAACTCATACCTCTTTGTCACAACATATTTTTGTCTTTTGTTGATGTTTCGTATAAAATAGAGAGGGAAGAAGGGTACATTGAAGCGGTATCAGAAGTAAAAACTGAGGCAAAAACAGGTGCTGAGATGGAAGCAATCACAGCCGTTGTCATTTTTTTAGAGACAGTGTATGACATGTGCAAAGCGGTAAAAAAAGATATGGTAATTACTGATGTCAGGCTTATAGAAAAATCTGGGGGAAAATCTGGACATTACATTTTTGAGAGTGAAAATAAAACTGCAAAGGTTGTGTCAATCAACATCAGCAGACAAAAAGGGACTCCAAAAGAACCAGTAAGTGAAGCCATTTTGATTGAAGACTATGGGATTGAAGGAGATGCCCATGCAGGGTCTTCTCATCGTCAGGTAAGTCTTCTTGATATCTCAAGCATAAAGAAGATGCAGCAGTACGGTCTTAAAGGCCTTTGTTTTGGAAAGTTTGCAGAGAACATTACAACAGAAAATTTGGATTTTCAAAAAATTTCACTTGGGACAAAACTTAAAATAGGAGATAATGTGTTACTTGAAATAAGCCAAATAGGGAAAAAGTGTCACGGCAGTGGCTGCGAAATTGCAAAGTCTGTTGGGGTTTGCATAATGCCAAAAGAGGGTCTTTTTGCAAAAGTATTAAAAGGTGGCAAGATCAAAGCAGGAGATATTATTGAGATTATAAATGGATAA
- the rph gene encoding ribonuclease PH gives MRQDQRAYNEIRPIKITRNFIKYAEGSCLIEMGNTKVIVTATIDDKVPPFKKGSGEGWITAEYSMLPRATQQRNVRDINKLRLSGRSHEIQRLIGRALRAGINFKALGERVIIIDCDVIQADGGTRTASITGGFIAMFDACKKLYDEKIIENFPVTDFVAAVSVGICDGVEMLDLCFEEDSKAAVDMNLVMNDKGEFIEIQGTAEGAPFSWEQFQKLLELGKQGIQKIIEVQKEVLGQDCELVGSVPKDEKTSRCDQE, from the coding sequence ATGAGACAAGACCAGAGAGCTTACAATGAGATTCGACCAATAAAAATAACACGAAACTTTATCAAATATGCAGAAGGTTCATGCCTTATCGAAATGGGCAACACAAAAGTAATTGTCACAGCAACCATTGACGACAAGGTACCACCGTTTAAAAAGGGAAGTGGGGAAGGATGGATAACAGCTGAATACTCAATGCTACCCCGTGCAACCCAGCAGAGAAATGTAAGAGATATAAATAAACTGAGGCTCAGTGGAAGAAGTCACGAAATTCAAAGACTTATTGGAAGGGCACTCAGAGCAGGTATAAACTTTAAAGCGCTTGGAGAAAGAGTAATAATCATAGACTGCGATGTAATCCAGGCAGATGGAGGAACAAGAACAGCGTCTATCACTGGCGGGTTTATTGCCATGTTTGATGCGTGCAAAAAACTTTACGATGAAAAGATAATTGAAAACTTTCCTGTAACAGACTTTGTTGCGGCTGTATCTGTGGGAATTTGCGACGGCGTTGAAATGCTTGACCTTTGCTTTGAAGAGGATTCAAAAGCTGCAGTTGACATGAACCTTGTTATGAACGATAAAGGTGAGTTTATTGAGATACAGGGAACTGCTGAAGGAGCTCCTTTTTCATGGGAGCAATTCCAGAAACTCTTGGAGCTTGGCAAACAGGGTATACAAAAGATAATAGAAGTACAAAAAGAAGTTTTGGGACAAGATTGCGAGCTTGTTGGGAGTGTGCCAAAAGATGAGAAAACTTCTCGTTGCGACCAAGAATGA
- a CDS encoding MraY family glycosyltransferase, with the protein MAELVIKDALSFLVAFVIVTIITPYVQKKSIELGFVDRPNPRKIHSTPIPVTGGIALFLAFFISQFLIRGFSKEFLGFFIASCLILAIGLLDDWYKSQGKELSALPKFIVQILACSIVFFMGIQIEGITNPFTHKFISFPVWFQYIATVIWLFGVTTVINFIDGIDGLAAGITTISGTTLFFVALMNLSIISTAKVSTYMAAALVGVSSAFLIFNRHPAKIFMGDSGATFLGFVLGTIAVEGTFKVATVVSLIVPILTLGLPIFDNLFVIFKRIKEGKPIYQADRSQVHFRLLEAGLNQKQTVLFLYLVSICFSLTSLIIMLLARR; encoded by the coding sequence ATGGCTGAGCTTGTGATAAAAGACGCGCTTTCGTTTTTGGTAGCATTTGTCATTGTAACCATCATCACACCGTATGTGCAGAAAAAATCTATTGAGCTGGGGTTTGTAGACAGACCCAATCCCCGAAAAATTCATTCAACACCTATACCGGTGACAGGCGGTATAGCTCTCTTTTTGGCTTTTTTCATATCCCAGTTTTTGATAAGAGGTTTTAGCAAGGAATTTTTAGGATTTTTTATTGCTTCATGTTTGATTTTAGCAATAGGTCTTTTAGATGACTGGTATAAATCACAAGGGAAAGAACTGAGTGCCCTGCCAAAATTCATTGTTCAGATTTTAGCATGTTCAATAGTATTCTTTATGGGAATACAGATTGAAGGGATTACAAATCCTTTTACACATAAATTCATAAGCTTTCCTGTTTGGTTCCAGTATATAGCAACAGTTATTTGGCTTTTTGGAGTGACAACTGTTATAAACTTTATTGATGGTATAGACGGACTTGCAGCTGGTATTACCACAATTTCCGGAACAACCCTGTTTTTTGTTGCACTGATGAATCTGAGCATAATATCAACCGCAAAGGTTTCAACATATATGGCAGCAGCTTTAGTGGGTGTGTCTTCTGCGTTTTTGATATTCAATCGTCATCCGGCTAAAATCTTTATGGGCGACAGCGGTGCCACTTTTTTAGGGTTTGTGCTGGGAACAATTGCGGTAGAAGGGACTTTTAAGGTTGCAACGGTAGTATCACTGATAGTACCAATTTTGACACTTGGACTTCCCATTTTTGATAACCTTTTTGTCATATTCAAGAGAATCAAAGAAGGCAAGCCTATTTATCAGGCTGACAGAAGCCAGGTGCATTTTAGGCTTTTGGAGGCAGGTTTGAATCAGAAACAGACAGTCTTGTTTTTATACCTTGTTAGTATTTGTTTTTCTTTGACATCCCTGATTATCATGCTTCTTGCCAGAAGATAA
- a CDS encoding CheR family methyltransferase, translating to MQLDYEWFKKKVLEYVGINLSYYKEKQMKRRIESLMKKNGYETFADYYNALTKDQKLFNEFINYLTINVSEFYRNPQQWEILEKEIMPYILKRTKRPKIWSAACSTGEEPYSIVMLLTRFFPLSEIKILATDIDDDAIRKAKEGVYMKKSLEGLPQEFVRRFFKENGELYYISDEIKRCVEFKHHDLLKDPYPKDIDLIVCRNVLIYFTEEAKDMVYRNFNKSLVMNGILFVGSTEQIIMPQKYGLKPIKTFFYEKVMNI from the coding sequence ATGCAACTTGATTATGAGTGGTTCAAGAAAAAGGTCTTGGAATATGTAGGAATAAATCTTTCGTATTATAAAGAAAAACAAATGAAAAGAAGAATTGAGTCTCTTATGAAAAAAAATGGATATGAAACTTTTGCAGATTATTATAATGCGTTAACAAAGGACCAGAAACTTTTCAACGAATTTATAAATTATTTAACTATCAATGTCTCAGAATTTTACAGAAACCCTCAACAGTGGGAGATACTTGAAAAAGAAATAATGCCGTATATACTAAAGAGGACAAAGAGACCCAAGATATGGTCTGCTGCCTGTTCCACAGGCGAAGAGCCATATTCAATTGTAATGCTTTTGACAAGATTTTTTCCTTTGAGTGAAATAAAGATTTTAGCAACCGATATTGATGATGATGCTATAAGAAAAGCCAAAGAGGGAGTATATATGAAAAAGAGCTTAGAAGGACTGCCTCAAGAATTTGTAAGAAGGTTTTTTAAAGAAAATGGAGAATTATATTACATAAGTGATGAAATAAAAAGATGTGTTGAATTCAAACACCATGACCTTTTGAAAGACCCTTATCCAAAGGATATTGACCTGATTGTATGTCGCAATGTTTTAATATACTTTACTGAAGAAGCGAAGGATATGGTCTACAGAAATTTTAACAAGTCGCTTGTCATGAATGGTATTTTGTTTGTAGGTTCAACCGAACAGATAATAATGCCTCAAAAATATGGGTTAAAACCCATAAAAACCTTCTTTTATGAAAAGGTGATGAATATTTGA
- a CDS encoding XTP/dITP diphosphatase, translating into MRKLLVATKNEGKAKEIKQLIGSYFDDVVTLNDFDSSVNIIEDGRTFEENALKKAKMIYTLYRQPTLADDSGLEVDALGGRPGVMSARYAGERATDEDRIKKLLDELKNVPEDKRGAQFVCVLVFIDQQGRIYQTKGICRGRIAFEPRGENGFGYDPVFVPDGFDKTFAELDSHIKNQISHRAKAFENLKKILGEIYNEGTCN; encoded by the coding sequence ATGAGAAAACTTCTCGTTGCGACCAAGAATGAGGGAAAAGCAAAGGAAATAAAGCAGCTCATTGGAAGTTATTTTGACGACGTGGTTACACTAAACGATTTTGACAGCAGTGTAAACATCATAGAAGATGGCAGAACGTTTGAAGAGAATGCTTTGAAAAAGGCAAAGATGATATATACCCTTTACAGGCAGCCCACACTTGCTGATGATTCTGGGCTTGAGGTGGATGCTTTAGGTGGAAGGCCGGGTGTGATGTCTGCAAGGTATGCAGGAGAGAGAGCCACAGATGAGGATAGAATAAAAAAACTTTTGGATGAGCTAAAAAATGTGCCAGAAGACAAAAGAGGAGCGCAGTTTGTATGTGTTCTTGTTTTTATTGACCAGCAAGGTAGGATATATCAGACAAAAGGTATTTGCCGTGGCAGAATAGCCTTTGAACCAAGAGGCGAAAATGGTTTTGGTTATGACCCTGTGTTTGTACCTGATGGATTTGACAAGACATTTGCAGAGCTTGACAGCCATATAAAGAATCAAATATCTCACAGAGCAAAGGCTTTTGAAAACTTAAAAAAGATTCTGGGTGAGATTTACAATGAAGGTACTTGTAATTAG
- the moaA gene encoding GTP 3',8-cyclase MoaA, which produces MMKMFDGFSRKINYLRLSVTDRCNFFCMYCRTKDLCSESSSQLSEEEIFRIISAFKKLGIQKLRITGGEPFLRDDIFGIIEFANKIGIENINITTNGWLDTEKIKKIIKSPLKSINISLDTLDREKYKFVTGIDGLDKVLETIEELKEHKKVKINTVLIRSVNLDEIKDLISFAKKNNIIIRFIELMPIGVANQIFKDEFVSKDDVIKRFKRIKEIGTVEVSAAKYYYIEDFDYTVGFISSVSDHFCKTCNKVRVSSTGMLYNCLFDKTGLRLRDFLNDEALLLRKIEDFVKKKKLIRSLESDMPMFRIGG; this is translated from the coding sequence GTGATGAAAATGTTTGATGGTTTTTCAAGGAAAATAAACTATTTAAGACTTTCGGTGACTGATAGATGCAACTTTTTTTGCATGTATTGCCGAACAAAGGATTTATGCTCTGAAAGCTCAAGTCAGCTATCAGAAGAAGAGATATTTAGAATAATCTCTGCATTTAAAAAGCTTGGGATACAAAAGCTTCGTATCACTGGCGGTGAACCTTTTTTGCGAGATGACATCTTTGGGATAATTGAGTTTGCAAACAAGATTGGTATAGAAAATATAAATATAACAACAAATGGTTGGTTAGATACCGAAAAGATTAAAAAGATTATTAAAAGTCCGCTCAAATCAATAAATATTTCTCTTGATACATTAGATAGAGAAAAATACAAGTTTGTAACGGGAATTGACGGCTTGGATAAGGTTTTAGAGACTATAGAAGAGCTCAAAGAACACAAAAAAGTGAAGATAAACACTGTGCTCATTCGCTCTGTGAACCTTGATGAGATAAAAGATTTGATTTCCTTTGCAAAAAAGAATAATATTATTATTCGCTTTATTGAACTTATGCCAATTGGCGTTGCCAACCAAATCTTTAAAGACGAATTTGTGAGCAAAGATGATGTTATTAAAAGGTTTAAAAGGATAAAAGAAATAGGGACAGTGGAAGTTTCGGCTGCTAAATATTACTATATTGAAGATTTCGACTACACGGTAGGTTTTATAAGTTCTGTGTCAGACCATTTTTGCAAAACGTGTAATAAAGTCAGAGTCTCATCAACTGGCATGCTTTACAACTGCCTGTTTGATAAAACTGGCTTGCGTTTAAGAGATTTTCTGAATGATGAAGCTCTCCTGCTCAGAAAGATAGAGGATTTTGTAAAAAAGAAAAAGTTGATAAGAAGCTTAGAATCAGATATGCCGATGTTCAGAATAGGAGGGTAG
- a CDS encoding metallophosphoesterase has protein sequence MKVLVISDTHGIVYDAERIIKKYEKNIEMCIHLGDLVKDAIYLQSRFPNLKFEIVRGNNDFTKDFPSEKIIEFGGKKILITHGHLYSVKSTYDLIVNHAKAFRVDACFFGHTHQQEEFYSDSILFLNPGSLAFSRDGSRSFAIAEVTPYGVVAYLEKV, from the coding sequence ATGAAGGTACTTGTAATTAGTGATACACACGGGATTGTATATGATGCAGAGAGGATTATTAAAAAATACGAGAAGAACATAGAAATGTGCATTCACCTTGGAGATTTGGTAAAAGATGCAATTTATCTACAAAGCAGGTTTCCCAATCTCAAGTTTGAGATTGTAAGAGGCAACAATGACTTTACAAAGGATTTTCCGTCTGAGAAGATAATTGAGTTTGGTGGCAAAAAGATCCTCATCACCCATGGTCATTTGTATTCTGTGAAGTCAACATATGACCTTATTGTAAATCATGCAAAGGCATTTAGAGTGGATGCCTGCTTTTTTGGTCATACTCATCAGCAGGAGGAGTTTTATTCAGATAGCATTCTCTTTTTAAATCCGGGAAGTTTAGCTTTTTCAAGGGATGGTTCAAGGTCGTTTGCAATAGCAGAAGTTACTCCTTACGGGGTTGTAGCATATTTGGAAAAGGTGTGA
- a CDS encoding GerMN domain-containing protein, which produces MRKRIIFFVVLSFLIFLAGCSWESLSSTSQESNYNNDSSQTDDSIKFEIVESDAYFSQQTGQSENLASIKTIFCDKNHNLVLTEVLSTKTLDVAKRGLELSIFSASRQHTLRSFGLFCIFPDSVKINFLKIENGTAAVDLNNEFFKQKYLDFYIKAITFYLTSFENIDRVYFYNEGRRYINKAFERKKAGQVIIFVPQKVLTEIFLIPKWIDIPEKFKNIPMTFAQKSLINSLSCRFSKLNGLKLNNVKIKENTLYIDLSKELLNLKGSSQVDIILSSICFTARGIDKTLKYLKISIDGKEPYLDQYDLKENIDIGQFKLNSLKIRL; this is translated from the coding sequence ATGAGAAAAAGAATTATTTTTTTTGTTGTGCTTTCTTTTTTAATCTTCTTGGCAGGTTGCAGCTGGGAAAGTCTATCTTCCACCTCACAGGAAAGTAATTACAATAACGACAGCAGTCAAACAGACGATAGCATCAAATTTGAGATTGTGGAAAGTGATGCTTATTTTTCTCAACAAACTGGACAAAGTGAGAATCTTGCAAGTATTAAAACTATTTTTTGTGATAAAAATCACAATTTGGTGTTGACAGAAGTTTTATCAACCAAGACACTTGATGTTGCAAAAAGAGGGCTTGAACTTTCCATTTTTTCTGCTTCTCGACAGCACACTCTCAGAAGTTTTGGGCTTTTTTGTATCTTTCCTGACAGTGTGAAGATAAACTTCTTGAAAATTGAAAATGGCACTGCAGCTGTTGACTTAAATAATGAGTTTTTCAAACAAAAATATTTGGATTTTTACATCAAAGCAATAACCTTTTACTTGACATCGTTTGAAAATATAGATAGAGTATACTTTTATAATGAAGGGAGAAGGTATATAAACAAAGCCTTTGAGCGAAAAAAAGCAGGACAGGTTATAATTTTTGTTCCTCAAAAGGTTTTGACAGAGATTTTTCTAATTCCTAAATGGATAGATATTCCAGAAAAGTTTAAAAATATTCCCATGACATTTGCACAAAAAAGTTTAATCAATAGTCTTAGCTGTAGATTTTCTAAGTTAAATGGGTTAAAATTGAATAATGTAAAGATAAAAGAAAATACTTTGTATATTGATCTGTCAAAAGAGCTATTAAACCTAAAAGGTAGTAGCCAAGTAGATATTATTCTTTCTTCAATATGTTTTACTGCAAGGGGAATAGACAAAACTCTTAAGTATTTAAAGATCTCAATAGATGGGAAAGAACCTTATCTTGACCAGTATGACTTGAAAGAAAATATAGATATAGGCCAGTTCAAGCTTAACAGTTTAAAAATAAGATTGTAA
- a CDS encoding GNAT family N-acetyltransferase, whose amino-acid sequence MIEIKEVPLENREKIKNFCSVNNVPFNADAISHVVLDSSNILGVAQIKIENGIAEILSIFVKEEYRNMGLGDGLLKMQINYCYRNSISFVKVKKGLNDNFFKRVGFVEEGVYLVLDVQAFYANLKCQQ is encoded by the coding sequence ATGATAGAGATCAAAGAAGTACCACTGGAAAACCGAGAGAAAATCAAAAATTTTTGTAGTGTCAACAATGTACCTTTTAATGCAGACGCAATTTCACATGTTGTGTTGGATAGCAGCAATATATTAGGAGTTGCTCAGATCAAGATTGAAAATGGTATAGCTGAGATCTTGTCCATTTTTGTAAAGGAAGAATATAGAAACATGGGATTGGGAGATGGGCTTTTAAAAATGCAGATTAATTACTGTTATAGAAATTCAATAAGTTTTGTTAAAGTAAAAAAGGGGCTCAATGACAATTTTTTCAAAAGAGTTGGGTTTGTAGAAGAGGGAGTATATCTTGTTTTAGATGTTCAGGCATTTTATGCGAATCTAAAATGTCAGCAATAA
- a CDS encoding MogA/MoaB family molybdenum cofactor biosynthesis protein, which produces MNFTFAVITCSDKASKGEREDLSAKVLIDILSSQGFINVFYKIVPDEKEMIKEAIVQAQKSGANLILTTGGTGFYKRDVTPEATLEIVEKQTPGISELIRYETGKINKRSYLSRAVSGIYKNSLIINLPGSPKAVKECLEAVLPILEHGLNILLENEKECGSES; this is translated from the coding sequence ATGAATTTTACATTTGCAGTAATCACATGCTCGGACAAAGCTTCAAAAGGAGAAAGAGAGGATTTGAGCGCAAAAGTATTAATTGATATATTATCATCCCAAGGTTTTATAAATGTATTTTATAAGATTGTACCAGATGAAAAAGAAATGATAAAAGAAGCTATAGTTCAGGCACAAAAAAGCGGAGCAAACCTGATACTGACAACTGGTGGAACAGGATTTTATAAAAGAGATGTGACACCCGAGGCAACACTTGAAATTGTTGAAAAACAAACACCAGGCATTTCAGAGCTTATAAGATATGAAACGGGAAAGATAAACAAGAGAAGCTACCTTTCCCGTGCAGTGTCAGGAATATATAAAAACAGTTTGATAATAAATCTTCCAGGTTCGCCAAAAGCAGTAAAAGAGTGCCTTGAAGCAGTTTTGCCAATTTTAGAACATGGCCTAAATATTCTTTTAGAAAATGAAAAAGAATGCGGAAGCGAAAGCTAA
- a CDS encoding GNAT family N-acetyltransferase, giving the protein MIIAQGELVNIREVRWGDLKYLQKWANDPEVTYWARAETNISNVTIGEFRRWYYRRSSSSVKRFIIETKESKKPIGSISYRDYDSINKVVVLGIHIGEKNYWGKGFGTDAIKAFVKYLFDTLDINRIELDTFDENIRAIKAYQKCGFKIEGVLREARLIEGKFHDVIIMGMTRKDYLKIANKT; this is encoded by the coding sequence TTGATAATAGCCCAAGGTGAACTTGTGAATATAAGAGAGGTTAGGTGGGGGGACTTAAAATATCTTCAAAAATGGGCAAATGATCCAGAAGTTACCTACTGGGCAAGAGCAGAAACAAATATTTCAAATGTGACTATAGGTGAGTTTAGAAGATGGTATTACAGGCGTTCCTCCTCTTCTGTTAAAAGATTTATCATAGAAACAAAGGAATCAAAAAAGCCGATTGGTTCTATTTCCTATAGAGATTATGATTCTATTAACAAAGTGGTAGTTCTTGGCATACATATTGGAGAAAAGAACTACTGGGGAAAAGGATTTGGCACCGATGCAATTAAAGCGTTTGTGAAATACCTTTTTGATACACTTGATATCAATAGGATAGAACTTGATACTTTCGATGAGAATATAAGGGCAATTAAAGCATATCAAAAGTGCGGTTTTAAGATTGAGGGCGTTTTAAGAGAAGCAAGGCTTATTGAAGGAAAATTTCATGATGTAATTATTATGGGAATGACAAGAAAAGATTATTTAAAAATAGCAAACAAAACTTAA